TCCAGAAACCTTACCAGGATATCTATATCGCTGCTTTCTTTTTGTTCTCCACGGGCATAAGAACCAAATACCCCAATAATCTCAGCCTTGTATTTTTGCCTTATTTGATCTTCTAAGCCCTTGAGAATCCTTATAATATTTACAAGCTCTCTCATTTAAAATTACCTCTCATCGGGACGGCTTCCGTTGGAATACCCCCCGTTAGGATAATTCCCGCTAGAATAATTTCCGCTGCCTGGATTCTTGCAATCGCTCCTTACCAGCTAAAAACCCATCCAGAAGCTTTTTCTCTTTGCTCTCAATAGGCAGTGTCTCGGATACTGCCTGCGCCACACGGAAGAAGGCTTCCTTATCGCCATACCCTGTGTCCTTAAGCAGTTTCATCATCTCTTCCCGTTTGCTCTTTTCCCAAAGCAGGAGGACGTTATGAAGAATATCTATCAGTTCCGATGCATCCTTAAGGTCTGCAAGGTTTCTCTCCTGCGGCCCCAAAACCCTGATAAATTCCTTCTCTTTTTTGATGAACCCAGGTCTGCTCCATTCTCTGGGAAGATCAAGGCTGCACGTACGGGCAAGCTTGTTTGCCTCATCAAACTGAACCTTTGCCTCACCATAATTCCATCGGTAGAGGACATAAAAGCGGGTCAGGTCAGTGATTTCACCGGCAAAGCCATTATGCAATATCTGGTGTACGGCATAATCAGTAGAGATTTTTCGTACCTCTTCCAGCAGCCGATCAGCACGCACGATATTGCCTTCATAATCCATTACCTTCTCGTATTTGCCAAAAACTTCGATAGCCGAGCCAATGGCCGCAATGAAGAAGTCTGCCCCCCTGATTCCCTCCTCCCAGAGCCGGTCAAGCTTTTTGTTGAGATGCTGTTTCAGTTCCTCTTTGACCTCATTGTAGAATCCGGTAGGCTGGCGGGTCATCTTGCGGGCGACAATGTAGATGGAAGAGGCAAGAGCAGCCGATTCCTTGGCTCGAAGTCGTGTTCGCATTTCCGTGTTTATTGGCCAAGCGCCAGTGACGATTAGGCCGGAATCAAGGAGTGAGTTAATGAGAGTTTCCCAGCCCTCGGTGGATTTGTGGGCATAGACGATAGTGGTGATACCATTTGGCCTTAAGACACGATAGATTTCTTGGAAGGATTTTTTGAGCATAGACTCAAAAAATTGCTTAGAGTTCTCCTTCCCACCATGTCTATAAGGGTCTGATACGATCTCATTTAATTTGGGAGTTACCAGTGTCGAAAACAGTTCTGGATATAGATCTCCTACTGTCCTTTTTAACCAGACATAAAAGAAGTCCGAAAGATTAGCATATCCAACATTATCATAATAGGGTGGATCAGTGAAAACTGCGTCGAAGTAGTTATCGGGATAAGACAATGATGTGGCGGAGGATTGAGTGATGGTGGCGGGAGTGTCAGAGACAAGAGTTTGTTCTAACGAATATATGATTCTTTCGACTTGGTCTATAAATGCCCCGCTATGAGAATAGATAGGATTATTTTCAACATAATCCCATGTCATCGGTAGAGCTTGTCGTGCGAAGATATCCACTGGACACTCTGCATCCGCTTTCCATCTCGTTAATGTAGATGTAAACATTAAAGTTCTATCTATTCCCAGTCCTAAATAACTAGCCACTGCCTTTGCATAATCCTCTCCAAGTTTCGACTCGCTCATGTTCTTGTACGATTCTCTCATTTTCTCTGCAAGGGTAATCAGTGCTAACTTCTGCCTTATATTAAATAAATCGCCCCATGTGTTCATTCCGTACATCGGTGGTCGATCTACATCATGACAAGGTATAGGAATTGCCTCATCCGGCACGGGATCTATTCCCCATTCCAACATCAGCTTTTCCTGTTTTTCCTTCAAACATTTCTCTGCCTCTCTAAAAATTTCTATATCTTTATCTGTAGCAATTCTATATCGCTTGCCGCTTGTGCTTGGCTTATGTAAAACCACAGCTATTATCCTCTGCCCAGATTTTCCTTCCCGAAATAATTTTCTTGTTGTTTTATCATCAACGACCGATGGGCAAGCTAAACACGTGGCAACTGCCTTTGAAATAGTGCCATTAGAAGGATCAAACCCATCTGGTATCTTTTCATATCCATCGCCCACAATCTTGTACCTCACCTCTCCACCCTCAACATAGGGGAAAAGGGCAATCTTTTTTTTCTCCTTCTTTGCTAACCAAAATTGACGCATTAAAGGAATCTCGGCACTACATGTTAGATTTTGACAGGGAATTGTCCTTGCCCAAATATAACCAACAGGAATAGCACCGTCCGCCTCTGTTGGATAAAACCTCCCAATCTCCTTTTCCTCTTCATCTAAAACCCATTTGCCCCATTTTTTCACATCTTCAAGCAGAGAATTTTGCAAGGGATTAGCCCAGATTAATTTTTTCCCCTTATCTGCTTTTATATCCTTCGATCTTCCATACTTCTGAGGATACTCAAGGGTGCATTTCTGAATTAAAACCGCAACAGGATTCACGTCATTAGAGTAGGTTTCACATCCCAGGCGAAGAGCTTCCAATGGAATAGTCCCACCTCCACCAAAGAGATCGAGCACCTTTGGTGGTTTTCCACCATTTGCCTTCAGTATATCTTCTCTGGCTTTATCAATGAGCTGGCGGCTCAAGGATTTTTCCCACTTCGAAAATTCGATGATAAACTCTCTCTGTTTATTCCATTCATCAACATTTTCTGGAGCGGGGATCAGGGCTGCATAATTAGTTGCTCGCCTTGATGCCAGCGGTCGTCTTGCCCACCAGATATGCAGGGTAGATATATGCCCATGCCGGATATTTTTCTCTCTTGCTGATTCTATGCTGACTTCCCGTACCGGAAAGGTCTCTTCTATGAAGCGCTTATCGTTTATCATCTAAGTGTAATCCCTTTCAATCTCCTTCAGGATTTTCTCAATTTATCTTTTATTTATACTGCGAACGGGTGAATGTTGAACTTTTTGCACAGGAGTCAGAAGTCAGGAGCCAGAAGAAAGTAAAAGGACTCCTTATTTAAGATAGCCCACACCTTCTTGTGAATTCTGACTCCTGACTCCTGGCTCCTCTGGAAAAGTTCAATTCTAAGCCGTTTATAGTATAAATGCCATGAGTATCTCCCTTTGTAGTTCCAACCTTTTCTGCCATATTATTTTTATTTTTAATTTGGGCAATCTCTATAATTCTACTTTGTCACATTTATGGTTAAGTTATTGATAATATTAACTACTGCTAAAAATTGGATCTTCAAGAAATTCAACCACTTAGCTGGTAATGTGGCAAAGTAGAAATAATTATCTCCTTTATTTATATTTTGGAATCTATTCCCGTTTTCAAGAGTGCCAGGTAGCCAGGCTTTCTGCTCTACCATATTTGGGGCTTAAATTTTTCATCATTGAGGATAGCCACGCTCTCTCCTCTTTCCACTATGATAAATAACCCTTTTCTATAAGCGTACTTATCCGCTTTTTCCTCTATGGCGAGCGCTCCTACTGCTCCGATCACTTTTCTGTCCTGATATTCAGGAAAAAATCCCTTAAAGTTTTTCAATCTCTCTAAATGTTCATCGACGTCTTCTATTCTCAGGGTGCTCTTGGCTTCTATTAATACTGCATATTCACCATTTATGGCCAGGATGTCTATTTCTATTCCAAACCCGTTTTTTTGCTTCTTAACTCTTTGATAGATGGTATCTACCTTTATCTCTCGCTCTTTAAACAGCCTTATTACC
The sequence above is a segment of the bacterium genome. Coding sequences within it:
- a CDS encoding nucleotidyltransferase family protein; this encodes MRELVNIIRILKGLEDQIRQKYKAEIIGVFGSYARGEQKESSDIDILVRFLEGASLLDFVGIADFLEEKLKVRVDIVPADTVREEIKEQVFKEAVYL
- a CDS encoding DUF1156 domain-containing protein, translating into MINDKRFIEETFPVREVSIESAREKNIRHGHISTLHIWWARRPLASRRATNYAALIPAPENVDEWNKQREFIIEFSKWEKSLSRQLIDKAREDILKANGGKPPKVLDLFGGGGTIPLEALRLGCETYSNDVNPVAVLIQKCTLEYPQKYGRSKDIKADKGKKLIWANPLQNSLLEDVKKWGKWVLDEEEKEIGRFYPTEADGAIPVGYIWARTIPCQNLTCSAEIPLMRQFWLAKKEKKKIALFPYVEGGEVRYKIVGDGYEKIPDGFDPSNGTISKAVATCLACPSVVDDKTTRKLFREGKSGQRIIAVVLHKPSTSGKRYRIATDKDIEIFREAEKCLKEKQEKLMLEWGIDPVPDEAIPIPCHDVDRPPMYGMNTWGDLFNIRQKLALITLAEKMRESYKNMSESKLGEDYAKAVASYLGLGIDRTLMFTSTLTRWKADAECPVDIFARQALPMTWDYVENNPIYSHSGAFIDQVERIIYSLEQTLVSDTPATITQSSATSLSYPDNYFDAVFTDPPYYDNVGYANLSDFFYVWLKRTVGDLYPELFSTLVTPKLNEIVSDPYRHGGKENSKQFFESMLKKSFQEIYRVLRPNGITTIVYAHKSTEGWETLINSLLDSGLIVTGAWPINTEMRTRLRAKESAALASSIYIVARKMTRQPTGFYNEVKEELKQHLNKKLDRLWEEGIRGADFFIAAIGSAIEVFGKYEKVMDYEGNIVRADRLLEEVRKISTDYAVHQILHNGFAGEITDLTRFYVLYRWNYGEAKVQFDEANKLARTCSLDLPREWSRPGFIKKEKEFIRVLGPQERNLADLKDASELIDILHNVLLLWEKSKREEMMKLLKDTGYGDKEAFFRVAQAVSETLPIESKEKKLLDGFLAGKERLQESRQRKLF
- a CDS encoding DUF3782 domain-containing protein translates to MTNIEIEKGFQEIWNLFKETDQRFKETDQRIKETNDEINRTSKAVNALTGKWGKFVENSIAPSVIRLFKEREIKVDTIYQRVKKQKNGFGIEIDILAINGEYAVLIEAKSTLRIEDVDEHLERLKNFKGFFPEYQDRKVIGAVGALAIEEKADKYAYRKGLFIIVERGESVAILNDEKFKPQIW